The Proteus sp. ZN5 genome includes the window ACTTACGTATATAGGAATTAGTCTCTGGTGTATTCTTCTCAGCTTTTCTTGCCGTAAGATTAACGCCAAAGAATGCTGACGGCATATTATTTAACTGTGTAAGATGGCGAGTAATAAATTTATCGAGGACTTTATTAAAATAACCATAGCGGACAGAAGCGCCGACTAAGACTTTACTATACGCAGACAAATTTAAACTCTGCTGAACAGAGGTTAAATCTCTCACATCACATTCATGACCATGTTGTCTTAATTCATTCGCAATTTGCATCATTATCTTTTTAGTTTGACCATCGGTACTACAATACAGCAATAGTGCGCTCATACATTACTCCTTGTATTAGGTTAATCACGCCAAAACGTTGGGGTAAATAAAACCAATAGTGTGAAAACTTCTAGTCGTCCAAATAGCATTGTCACGACAAGTATCCATTTTGCAGCTGGATTCATTGTCGTGAAGTTGTCAGCGACAATACCTAATCCAGGGCCAAGATTATTTAATGTGGTTGCAATGGCAGAAAATGCAGAAAATTCATCAACGCCTGTCGCTATCAACAACATTAAGCTAATAATAAATACCAACGCATAAGCAGAGAAGAATCCCCACACGGCTTCAATAATACGTTCAGGTAATGCTCGATGACCAAGTTTGATGGTATAAACAGCATTTGGGTGAACAAGACGTTTTAATTCACGATTCCCTTGTAGGAATAAAAGCAAGATACGAATGACTTTCAATCCCCCACCCGTTGATCCTGCACAGCCACCAATAAATGCCGAACATAATAATAGAAGAGGTAAAAATGCAGGCCATTGTGCAAAGCTATCTGTGGCAAAACCTGCCGTTGTCGCCATAGAGACTACTTGGAAAAAAGCCTGATTTATCGTTATCCATCCTGTGTCATATACAGAATAAAGCCACAGAATACCGCTACAGATAATGACTAATCCCAATTGAATTGAGATAAACATACGAAATTCAGGATCACGCCAATAGATATTTAAACTTCTTCCCGTTAATACGGCAAAGTGCAAACCAAAGTTACAACCAGAGATCAAAAGGAATACACCAATAATGATATTAATGGTTGGGCTGTTAAAATAACCGATACTGGCATCGTGAGTAGAAAACCCACCAATTGCAATAGTTGAAAAGCTATGAGAAATAGCATCAAACACATCCATACCTGCAATCCATAATGCTAAGGCACAAATGATGGTTAATAAGACATAGATAAGCCAAAGTGCTTTCGCTGTTTCTGCAATTCGAGGGCGCATTTTATTATCTTTCAATGGCCCCGGCATTTCTGCGCGATATAATTGCATGCCCCCAACACCTAAAAGTGGAAGAATAGCGACAGCTAATACAATGATCCCCATCCCGCCTAACCATTGGAGCATTTGGCGATAAAACAAAATAGCTTTAGGTAATGAATCTAGCCCCACAAGCGTCGTGGCACCAGTCGTAGTCAGTCCAGAGAAAGACTCAAAAAAGGCATCAGTAATAGAAAGGTGAGGTTGTTCAGAAAAGATAAACGGCAATGCCCCTACACTACCCAATACCGTCCAAAATAAGACAACAATAAGAAAGCCTTCTTTAGGCTTAAGCTCACTTTTTTTATGTCGATTGGGGATCCACAGCATTAATCCAATGATCAATGCAACAATAAATGTTTGGCTAAATGCACGCCCTGCACCATCTCGATATATTAATGCGACAATACCGGGAATGATCATCGTGACAGAAAATAAGATAACAAGCAGTCCGACAATACGGGTTATTGAACGAAAATGCATTTAGCGATTTCCTTGGTAGCAAAGATTATTCATTTTTATCTAACGGGATTAATTGCATACTGCCACGACTTATATCTCGTAGTTTAACTTCAACTTCACCGCTATGCACGGCAGGCAATGAAAGTATAAAAGTGACTTTATCAGTATATTCACTTAAAAGTACTTGCCCATGATATTGTTCAACGACTTGTTCAAGTAATGAAACAAGTGAATATTCACATGCTACTCTAAAACGCAACTGTGGTACTTTCGTTTTTGTTGGCAAAAGCTTTAATGCTTGTTGAACGCCACTGCCATAAGCCCTAACTAATCCGCCAGTTCCTAATTTGATCCCACCGAAATACCGAACAACCACTGCGGTAACTTCTCCCATTCCACTCCCTAA containing:
- the hemG gene encoding menaquinone-dependent protoporphyrinogen IX dehydrogenase; translated protein: MSALLLYCSTDGQTKKIMMQIANELRQHGHECDVRDLTSVQQSLNLSAYSKVLVGASVRYGYFNKVLDKFITRHLTQLNNMPSAFFGVNLTARKAEKNTPETNSYIRKFLEKTPWKPTLTGVFAGALYYPRYKWIDRVMIQLIMKMTKGETDPTKEIEYTDWNKVSEFATYFAKIE
- the trkH gene encoding Trk system potassium transporter TrkH yields the protein MHFRSITRIVGLLVILFSVTMIIPGIVALIYRDGAGRAFSQTFIVALIIGLMLWIPNRHKKSELKPKEGFLIVVLFWTVLGSVGALPFIFSEQPHLSITDAFFESFSGLTTTGATTLVGLDSLPKAILFYRQMLQWLGGMGIIVLAVAILPLLGVGGMQLYRAEMPGPLKDNKMRPRIAETAKALWLIYVLLTIICALALWIAGMDVFDAISHSFSTIAIGGFSTHDASIGYFNSPTINIIIGVFLLISGCNFGLHFAVLTGRSLNIYWRDPEFRMFISIQLGLVIICSGILWLYSVYDTGWITINQAFFQVVSMATTAGFATDSFAQWPAFLPLLLLCSAFIGGCAGSTGGGLKVIRILLLFLQGNRELKRLVHPNAVYTIKLGHRALPERIIEAVWGFFSAYALVFIISLMLLIATGVDEFSAFSAIATTLNNLGPGLGIVADNFTTMNPAAKWILVVTMLFGRLEVFTLLVLFTPTFWRD
- a CDS encoding IMPACT family protein; this encodes MKAYLIPAETVEFSEEIKKSRFITFIAHTEGIDAAKAYIQSIKEQFPDARHHCWAFVAGRPDDSQQLGFSDDGEPTGTAGKPILAPLLGSGMGEVTAVVVRYFGGIKLGTGGLVRAYGSGVQQALKLLPTKTKVPQLRFRVACEYSLVSLLEQVVEQYHGQVLLSEYTDKVTFILSLPAVHSGEVEVKLRDISRGSMQLIPLDKNE